The DNA segment GTGCTCGAAAGCAACCCCACGCGAGTGGAAGAGGTGCTAAACGTGAATGTGAGCAGCCCGCAGGATGGTAACATTCGCGTTACGATGAGCCCAAATCAGGATACCCAGGTTGGCGACGCTGTGAAGCTGAAAGTGTCCCTCACGGCGCCCGGCCAAGAGCTAGAGGAAATATTCTGGGTGAAAATTGCTGACAAAGAAGCTCCACCTAAACCGGCACCCCAGCTCGAAGAAGAACCTTTACAAGGTCTACCTGATCCAGTTTTTATGTATCAGGAGCCCAAAGAGGGCGCAGCTACTTGGGACCAAATGGAGGCGCAGGGTATATCTGTCAACCATAAGACGGTAGTGCATCCAATGGCTTCAGGTGACAGTCTCGAGAAGATTTACATCAACATGGACAGTACTGTGCTGAAGAACTTCCGCAGCAAGTACCGCCATATTAACGAGCAACAACTAGAAGTAACTGCACGCAAGTATTGGACGGCAGTTTATATGCATACCCTTTTTCTGTATAGCATCACCAAGAATCGGAAGTATCAAATAACACAGGCTAAAGCTGGTGAGCAAGATCCAGTAGATGTAGCTGATTACATCAAAGACCTGTTTGAAAACTTCTACTCAGATTTTATTCTGAATTTCGGAGGAATGGAAGAAATGATGCAGGGGCTTGTCGATTAAACATCTTTCAATTGTTGCACAATATGCAACAATTCTTCATGGCCGTTCTTAGGATCATAACCAATTATATTAACCTTAAAATCTTTGCGCCACCGATCAACCTCAATATTAGTGAGGTTGTCCTTACTAATCAATGCATAATGATTAGGAGAACCGCCATGGAAAATATTATGAATAAATCCTAATAATAAATTCAGCTCTGGATCATTCAATGAAGTGCCGATAAACAAAACATTGTAAAAAGAAAACATCAATTGCAATACACTTTGATATCCTCTCTGGTTATATATTATATTTCGATAATCTTTCTCTGTAATTACTATGTCCTGCGGAGCACTTCTTGCATCACCATGTGCTTTGAGAATAAAAGGCTCTCCTGATACTATATTATAATTTATTGTAGACGCATCCTTGTAACTCAATACTGTAGGAAAGTCGCCAGTTTTACGCACATAAGCTTTCTCTATTAAAGTGTCATAATTTGTTGTGACTATGAATTTATGCTTAATCTCTAGTATCGCGTCATGTGTCGCCGTAGGTTGTTTTGTTTTGTCATCAAATACTTTCTTGATATGCTCTGGAAGTTCAGACGGCAAAATGTCCTTAAGCTCTTGAGCAAGCATCAAATATCTTGTAGGGTTTGGAGCAAGTTTCCTAAATTCTTCGGCTCTTTCTTCCGAGAGGTTTGCGACCTCTTTCGCGAGGTCTATTAATTGCTCAAGTAGTTTGGGCCAGCCAGGTAACCCAGCCCCCTCAGACACACCCGCCCCTATATACAATCCGCAACGGTTGTTCCTTATGGCCTCAATGAGGTCTTTAGGTATAGTAACTGCCATATTAGTTATATTCGAAATAATTGAAATTGTTTAACATATAACTAAAAACTTTATTGCGAGTCATAAAGTTAGATTTGTCTCCGCCATCACGATTGAAAGCATTTATGTATTCAAATGTATACTCATTGAAAGTGTTAGGTGATTCAAGAAGTTCCTTTGGATTTTTATTGTATTTTTTTCGCCTAACTTCAAATGACAAGAGCTTTTGAGCTATGTTAGATGCTTTCACTTTCTTGATACGATCATGATTTAAGAATAACATATAAAACATATCCACAAATGTCCATTTATTTTTGAAAACACCTTTTGCATGAGCATTTATTTGATCCATCCATAACAGAACTTTTTGAATTTTTGCAAACTCGGGCATACACTCATTTGCATCAATATCAGCAAAGTTAGTGTATAGGCTTTTTAAGCTAGCAGCATTCAATGGTTTGGTTTCACCATAAAAAACTAAACAAACGGCATGGTCTAAATAATCCTGATGTTTATATCTGCTTTCCAAAATTCTGCTATTTTTAAAGAAAGTATGAGTTTCAACCACACTTTGGATCATGAATCCAAGATTACTTGCTAAAGCATGTCTTAATTCAACAGGTATCAAGTTCACACCCATTTGCAGTCTCGCAAATAGTGTTCTGATTTCACTACTAGTAGCCTCTTCCACAATTGACACACTCAGCTTATAGCTTAATAACTTGGCCTTTTGTTCTCTTGTCAAATCGGAATAATATAGATTTTTGTGTTCAATACCCTCAATCTCAACGACATCGAGCTTTACTCTATCATTTACAAATTCAACAATGGAATTTAGTCTCTGTTGACCATCCGCAACTTCATATTTATATGTAGGGTTTTGGGGAGTATGCCTAAAATAGAACTTAGGCAAATCATATCCATTTAGTATTGAATCGATAAGTAGCTTCTTTTTCTCTAGCCTCCAAACAGGCGCACGCTGATATTGAGGAGCTGGATTTATAGTATCAATGTTTTTGTGTAGCTCAGAAATTGTCCAAGTAGTAGTTTCTGCTTTCATGTATTAAAGGACCTATATAAAACATGCAGCACATCCTACTTCTTCCTCATCATCGAGGTTATCAAGGAGGAAAGCGCTATTGGAAGATTTGCTTTTTCGTTGTTTGGCTAAAGCATCCAGCTTAATTTGTCGGATGCGTTCTGGCTTGATAAGGTCATCTAGTGACTCTTCCATCCAAGTGTAACCGTCTTTTTCGTATGCCTTTGCCATTGCAAAGGTTTTTGGATCTTGCTCATACAGCCACACCCATTCTATTTTCTGTTGGAAAAAGCAGAAATAACAGCCAGAGCGGCTGCGTGCATACTCACCTTTTTGCCCGTCTACTTCGAATGTGCGCTTCTCATAATAGGCTGGTACGCCTACCCCGCTAGTGCGCAATTCATGAAAGATATCGGCACGAACCAAGTTATCCTCGTTGTCGACAAGGGAAAACTCGGAAGCCTGTGCCAATGGGTAAGCAGTGTCACGCAGCATGGCAAATACCACGCGGTTAAACAAACGTACATCAACATCGAGCAGTGCATTAAGCTTCTGCGTCTGGTTGAAGCCGCGGGCTAGAGGCATTTCCACCACAGGAAGTAGGCGCGGCTGTTGAGCCAGGTCAGCCATTTCCCGGTAGAGGCTACTTAAGCGGGGCAAGGCATCAGCCTGGAGTACTTTTTGAATGACGTCTTCGCTCCAGATGTTGCGCCGAAAAGGGAATATGGACTGAATATTCGGCTTGCGTGAAATGTAGCCTTCACGGTCTTCGTCGCCTCGGATGCCAACATAGGACACAACCGGGTCGTCGCCTACAAACTGTTCGAAGGGTTCCAGCTTCAGCTTCTTGGTGCACCACCGTGCGCTAGATGAAGGCAAGTATC comes from the Hymenobacter sp. YIM 151858-1 genome and includes:
- a CDS encoding DUF262 domain-containing protein; amino-acid sequence: MKAETTTWTISELHKNIDTINPAPQYQRAPVWRLEKKKLLIDSILNGYDLPKFYFRHTPQNPTYKYEVADGQQRLNSIVEFVNDRVKLDVVEIEGIEHKNLYYSDLTREQKAKLLSYKLSVSIVEEATSSEIRTLFARLQMGVNLIPVELRHALASNLGFMIQSVVETHTFFKNSRILESRYKHQDYLDHAVCLVFYGETKPLNAASLKSLYTNFADIDANECMPEFAKIQKVLLWMDQINAHAKGVFKNKWTFVDMFYMLFLNHDRIKKVKASNIAQKLLSFEVRRKKYNKNPKELLESPNTFNEYTFEYINAFNRDGGDKSNFMTRNKVFSYMLNNFNYFEYN
- a CDS encoding phosphoadenosine phosphosulfate reductase family protein, with protein sequence MRNKPLRHVLGISGGKDSAALAIYLRKKHPELDLEYYFCDTGKELPETYTLISNLENYLGKKIIHLNAAPDSPEDSFDHFVKVYGGYLPSSSARWCTKKLKLEPFEQFVGDDPVVSYVGIRGDEDREGYISRKPNIQSIFPFRRNIWSEDVIQKVLQADALPRLSSLYREMADLAQQPRLLPVVEMPLARGFNQTQKLNALLDVDVRLFNRVVFAMLRDTAYPLAQASEFSLVDNEDNLVRADIFHELRTSGVGVPAYYEKRTFEVDGQKGEYARSRSGCYFCFFQQKIEWVWLYEQDPKTFAMAKAYEKDGYTWMEESLDDLIKPERIRQIKLDALAKQRKSKSSNSAFLLDNLDDEEEVGCAACFI
- a CDS encoding SIR2 family NAD-dependent protein deacylase, producing MAVTIPKDLIEAIRNNRCGLYIGAGVSEGAGLPGWPKLLEQLIDLAKEVANLSEERAEEFRKLAPNPTRYLMLAQELKDILPSELPEHIKKVFDDKTKQPTATHDAILEIKHKFIVTTNYDTLIEKAYVRKTGDFPTVLSYKDASTINYNIVSGEPFILKAHGDARSAPQDIVITEKDYRNIIYNQRGYQSVLQLMFSFYNVLFIGTSLNDPELNLLLGFIHNIFHGGSPNHYALISKDNLTNIEVDRWRKDFKVNIIGYDPKNGHEELLHIVQQLKDV